Proteins encoded within one genomic window of Methanosarcina barkeri str. Wiesmoor:
- a CDS encoding Single-stranded DNA binding protein produces MDEKIAPHLEELTRALGNLENTGVRAEFEKLIAFRVPPDVAKESILRKFGGKRKVLKVKDLSANLKNFELTGRILDLGEKSIRPQAGAQEKPSRLYTGVLADETGAVLFSSWKELPGSMGDVINIKNAYTRIWQNRIRLSIGEQSPVSKISDSSLPPLSELSASQKKKLIDIGAADFSVDTIACVLQLSYREIFVKGRQSRVISGVLADETGRLPFTAWIELPGIDIGSIIRIEGAQVRMFRGMPSVNILSSTKVSSIGSEEAGKLAFTFESAAKDPAPIKIREINSRDSLFDVSVAGNLVSVRPGSGIISRCPECSRVIQKGNCRVHGKVEGIWDMRIKAILDDGTGSVSVMFPRELAEIIYGKTLEEAEQLMFSDVSKDAVYEDLRRFLTGRYLAVRGNSSKNEFGVSFVAENAWVPEDDLAVRVVELLHRLGPDEEDG; encoded by the coding sequence GGGCGCTTGGAAACCTTGAAAATACTGGCGTCCGGGCAGAGTTTGAGAAACTCATTGCTTTTCGTGTCCCACCTGATGTCGCAAAAGAGAGTATCCTCCGCAAGTTTGGAGGAAAAAGGAAAGTTTTGAAAGTAAAAGATCTGTCTGCCAATCTTAAGAATTTTGAGCTTACAGGCAGGATTCTGGACCTTGGGGAAAAATCAATTCGTCCGCAAGCAGGAGCTCAGGAAAAACCTTCCAGGCTTTATACAGGGGTTCTTGCGGACGAAACAGGGGCAGTTCTGTTTTCTTCCTGGAAGGAACTGCCAGGTTCAATGGGGGATGTGATTAACATCAAAAATGCCTATACCCGGATCTGGCAGAACCGGATTAGGCTTTCTATAGGAGAACAATCTCCGGTGTCGAAAATTTCGGACTCCTCACTTCCTCCCCTGTCCGAACTTTCAGCAAGCCAGAAAAAAAAGTTAATTGATATAGGAGCTGCAGATTTTTCTGTAGATACAATAGCCTGCGTGCTTCAGCTTTCATACAGAGAAATCTTTGTAAAGGGACGCCAGTCCAGAGTGATCTCAGGTGTGCTTGCAGATGAGACCGGCAGGCTGCCTTTTACAGCCTGGATTGAACTGCCTGGCATTGATATAGGGAGCATTATACGAATTGAGGGAGCTCAGGTGCGTATGTTTAGGGGAATGCCATCAGTAAATATCCTGAGCAGCACAAAGGTTTCTTCGATCGGGTCGGAAGAAGCCGGAAAACTTGCATTTACCTTTGAATCTGCAGCAAAAGATCCGGCGCCTATCAAAATTAGGGAGATAAATTCAAGAGACAGCCTGTTTGACGTGTCCGTAGCAGGTAACCTGGTTTCAGTTAGGCCCGGTTCAGGCATTATCTCCCGATGCCCTGAATGCAGTCGTGTAATCCAGAAAGGAAACTGCAGGGTTCACGGGAAGGTCGAGGGCATATGGGACATGCGGATCAAAGCCATACTGGATGACGGAACAGGTTCCGTGTCAGTTATGTTTCCAAGGGAACTTGCAGAAATTATCTATGGAAAAACTCTTGAGGAAGCCGAACAGCTGATGTTCTCGGATGTCTCAAAAGATGCAGTCTATGAAGATTTAAGGCGTTTTCTTACGGGTCGTTATCTTGCAGTACGCGGGAACTCTTCAAAAAATGAATTTGGGGTTTCTTTCGTAGCTGAAAATGCCTGGGTACCCGAAGATGATCTTGCAGTAAGGGTAGTTGAACTCCTTCACAGGCTCGGGCCTGATGAAGAGGATGGATAG
- a CDS encoding RPA family protein, translating to MLKREVAKRVFAREFEACRELEKPERIGSEDADSKTPNLLISPLGLILNRVFVVGVVTELDNIGTQSEMWKARIVDPTGAFTAYAGQYQPEASIFFSTVQVPAFIALTGKARTYEPEPGSVYVSIRAEEVNVVDEEIRNRWVVDTAEQTVERLEAFSDALASRYHGEKLREYLLEKGIFSELTEGIVIALERERSPDEFANILRASIREGLKTLDLDSENSTDAKADQKEFVIELLKEMGGSKGVDYAAFMDAAASRGISEQVVEEVIRFLLAGGQCYEPKIGIIRLVG from the coding sequence TTGCTTAAACGAGAGGTTGCAAAAAGAGTTTTTGCAAGAGAATTCGAAGCCTGCAGAGAACTTGAAAAACCCGAACGAATTGGCTCGGAAGATGCAGATTCAAAAACTCCAAACCTGCTTATTAGCCCTCTGGGGCTTATTCTCAATCGTGTTTTTGTGGTTGGAGTAGTCACAGAACTTGACAATATCGGAACACAGAGTGAGATGTGGAAAGCGAGAATAGTTGATCCCACAGGGGCTTTTACGGCATACGCAGGGCAGTATCAACCTGAAGCTTCGATCTTCTTTTCAACGGTACAGGTTCCTGCTTTCATTGCCCTTACAGGAAAAGCCAGGACATATGAACCCGAACCCGGATCGGTTTATGTTTCTATTCGGGCTGAAGAAGTAAATGTAGTGGATGAGGAAATTCGCAACAGATGGGTCGTGGATACCGCAGAGCAGACCGTTGAGAGGCTTGAAGCCTTCTCAGATGCTCTGGCCAGCAGATACCATGGGGAGAAACTTAGGGAATACCTTCTAGAGAAAGGCATCTTTTCCGAGCTTACTGAAGGAATTGTAATTGCTCTTGAACGGGAACGCTCTCCTGATGAATTTGCAAACATCCTTAGGGCTTCCATCAGAGAGGGCCTCAAAACCCTGGATCTGGATTCAGAAAATAGTACAGATGCTAAAGCTGACCAGAAAGAGTTCGTGATCGAATTGCTCAAGGAAATGGGTGGAAGCAAAGGAGTTGATTACGCAGCTTTTATGGATGCTGCGGCTTCCCGAGGCATTTCTGAGCAGGTTGTAGAAGAGGTTATACGTTTCCTGCTTGCAGGCGGGCAATGTTACGAACCGAAGATAGGGATAATAAGGCTTGTAGGATGA
- the serA gene encoding phosphoglycerate dehydrogenase, with protein MKVLVSDSLSNEGLEILKEHFKVDVSTGLSEDELVKKIKDYDALVIRSGTHVTQKIIEAADNLKIIGRAGVGIDNVDVDAATKKGIIVANSPEGNMISAAEHTIAMMMAMSRNIPQANASLKGKEWKRSKFTGVEVKGKTLGIIGLGRIGSEVAKRASGLEMNLMGYDPFVSEKRAIELGVKLATVNEIAKEADYITVHTPLIKETRNILDEEQFALMKPTTRILNCARGGIINEEALAKALESGKIAGAAIDVFIEEPPFNSPLLSFDNVVVTPHLGASTKEAQVNVAVDIAKEVASVLTGGPAKNAINIPSVKPEAMAVLAPYIRLSEIMGKIAGQLVDGNYEKVEIGYNGEISGKDTRPLTVSALKGLLEMALGSGVNYVNAPTLAKSRMIAVVESKSESSEEYSSTISIKLSSNGKEKLVAGTVVGDDPKIVAVDDDRVDIFPAGRMIFAKHINRPNVIGPCCMVLGKNNINISGMQVGRSEIGGVTMMVLNIDSEVSDPILEEVRKVDGILDAKLVTL; from the coding sequence ATGAAAGTATTAGTCAGCGACTCACTCTCCAATGAAGGTTTGGAGATTCTAAAAGAACACTTTAAGGTTGATGTTTCCACCGGGCTTTCCGAAGATGAGCTGGTGAAAAAAATTAAGGATTACGATGCTCTTGTAATACGCAGCGGTACCCATGTTACTCAGAAAATAATCGAAGCTGCCGACAACCTGAAAATTATCGGGAGAGCCGGAGTCGGAATTGACAATGTTGATGTGGATGCAGCTACAAAGAAAGGCATTATTGTGGCTAACTCTCCCGAAGGCAATATGATTTCGGCAGCAGAGCACACAATTGCTATGATGATGGCAATGTCCAGGAACATCCCCCAGGCAAATGCCTCCCTTAAAGGCAAGGAATGGAAACGTAGTAAATTCACAGGTGTCGAGGTCAAAGGTAAGACCCTAGGAATCATAGGTCTCGGAAGAATCGGTTCCGAAGTCGCAAAAAGGGCTTCCGGACTTGAAATGAACCTGATGGGGTATGATCCATTTGTTTCTGAAAAGCGGGCTATTGAGCTTGGTGTCAAGCTGGCAACAGTTAACGAAATCGCAAAAGAAGCCGATTACATCACAGTGCACACTCCTCTTATAAAAGAAACCAGAAACATTCTTGATGAAGAGCAGTTTGCCCTGATGAAGCCTACAACCAGAATTCTCAACTGTGCCCGCGGCGGCATTATCAACGAAGAAGCTCTGGCAAAAGCTCTTGAAAGCGGAAAAATAGCCGGTGCAGCAATAGACGTTTTCATTGAGGAGCCTCCTTTTAACAGCCCTCTTCTGAGCTTTGACAATGTTGTAGTAACCCCTCACCTTGGTGCTTCTACAAAGGAAGCTCAGGTCAATGTGGCAGTAGATATTGCAAAGGAAGTAGCGTCTGTCCTTACAGGTGGACCTGCAAAGAACGCAATCAATATCCCCTCGGTAAAGCCGGAAGCTATGGCAGTCCTTGCCCCTTACATCAGGCTCTCAGAAATTATGGGTAAGATTGCAGGGCAGCTCGTAGACGGAAACTACGAAAAAGTCGAAATCGGATATAACGGAGAGATTTCCGGAAAGGATACAAGGCCTCTTACAGTCTCGGCTCTCAAAGGACTGCTTGAAATGGCCCTCGGTTCCGGAGTAAACTATGTCAATGCTCCCACTCTTGCAAAGTCCAGAATGATTGCAGTCGTGGAAAGTAAATCCGAATCTTCTGAGGAATACTCTTCAACTATCAGTATCAAACTTAGCAGCAACGGCAAGGAAAAGCTGGTTGCAGGTACTGTTGTCGGAGACGATCCAAAGATCGTCGCAGTCGATGATGACAGAGTAGATATCTTCCCTGCAGGCCGTATGATTTTTGCCAAACATATCAACAGGCCCAACGTTATCGGACCTTGCTGCATGGTACTCGGTAAAAACAATATCAATATCTCAGGCATGCAGGTTGGCAGATCAGAAATAGGAGGCGTGACCATGATGGTTCTTAACATAGACTCCGAAGTTTCTGACCCAATCCTTGAGGAAGTCCGGAAAGTCGATGGAATCCTGGATGCCAAACTTGTGACACTCTAA
- a CDS encoding DUF2240 family protein: MEELKRVVSVPFKKTLATSLSEKDFEYSLAFDLKWFSPKIASKVKEKALETGYLILKAGALVPGFDVENIRLPHAFKPSENFLENPNSSGEKVSVKEEISFEQVLEFISADIGISRQKLVSEINFMQDRLSYLVDIRIVALIVAKKFGCDISGIYERVSRSILGTSY, translated from the coding sequence ATGGAAGAACTTAAACGCGTAGTTTCCGTTCCTTTTAAAAAAACTCTTGCAACTTCTCTCTCGGAAAAGGATTTTGAGTATTCCCTGGCTTTTGACCTGAAATGGTTTTCTCCGAAAATTGCCTCAAAAGTAAAGGAAAAAGCCCTTGAAACAGGTTATCTCATTCTTAAAGCCGGGGCTCTTGTACCTGGTTTTGATGTGGAAAATATCCGGCTCCCTCATGCTTTCAAGCCGTCGGAAAATTTTCTTGAAAATCCGAACAGTTCCGGAGAAAAAGTGTCGGTGAAAGAAGAAATTTCCTTTGAGCAGGTTCTGGAATTTATCTCCGCAGACATTGGGATAAGCCGGCAAAAATTGGTTTCCGAGATTAATTTTATGCAGGACCGGCTTTCCTATCTTGTGGATATCCGGATCGTGGCACTTATTGTTGCAAAAAAGTTCGGATGCGATATTTCGGGAATTTATGAAAGGGTCTCGAGGTCGATACTTGGTACATCTTATTAA
- a CDS encoding alpha-keto acid decarboxylase family protein: protein MLTVIQYLLDRLKQLGIRDIFGVPGDFAFPINNAICDDKELRWIGCCNELNAAYAADGYARVKGMSALSTTFGVGELSTLCGIAGSYAEYNLVFHIVGMPKMQAQKTHAIVHHSLGAGKSSIFMEMATPVVCASTMLTPENCVQEVERVIETALENHRPVYIAIPHDYVNADISSFNSPARKPVKSDPVALEEVVSIIAGKLLNAKQACVIPGFLVDRFGLKDLSMAVITASGLPYVTMALDKSVLDETNPSYLGLYMGQLINPEIRKFVESCDCILAMGTILSDVNTGKFTANLDKSRIINIMPSSVHIGYTDYINVKMLDVLEELTRRLNKRTDISGPVARRPAVPEVNAEDPITADYLYAKYAEFFKPDDIIIADSSSSFYGLIPLLLPKGAKFESQMLWGAIGWATPASFGTALAAPDRRVILITGEGSHQMTAQEISQFYRHGLKPIIFVLNNHGYLIERMLSEKVDYCYNDLVEWQYYKLPDVFGCNDWITSKVTTCGDLDKVMRELDNAKVGAYIEIITPKLSAPQLMETIHKNL from the coding sequence ATGCTGACAGTTATTCAATACCTTCTGGATAGATTAAAGCAACTGGGAATAAGGGATATTTTCGGCGTGCCAGGGGACTTTGCATTTCCAATCAACAACGCCATCTGTGATGATAAAGAACTTCGCTGGATAGGCTGCTGCAATGAACTGAATGCTGCTTATGCTGCTGACGGTTATGCTCGTGTTAAAGGAATGTCTGCACTGTCTACTACTTTTGGTGTAGGTGAACTTTCCACACTATGCGGTATAGCAGGCTCTTACGCGGAGTACAATCTGGTATTCCATATTGTCGGAATGCCAAAAATGCAGGCACAGAAGACGCATGCCATAGTGCATCACTCGCTGGGCGCCGGAAAATCCAGCATATTTATGGAAATGGCTACGCCAGTAGTATGTGCAAGTACGATGCTCACCCCAGAAAACTGTGTTCAAGAAGTCGAGCGTGTTATCGAAACAGCCCTGGAGAACCACCGTCCTGTCTATATTGCAATACCTCACGACTATGTGAATGCGGATATTTCATCCTTTAATTCACCTGCAAGAAAACCTGTAAAAAGCGACCCTGTGGCTCTTGAAGAAGTAGTCTCGATTATTGCAGGTAAACTCTTGAATGCAAAGCAAGCCTGTGTTATTCCAGGTTTTCTTGTTGACCGGTTTGGACTCAAGGACCTGTCTATGGCTGTTATTACTGCTTCGGGTTTGCCTTATGTTACTATGGCTCTGGATAAATCAGTTCTTGATGAGACTAATCCCTCCTACCTGGGATTATACATGGGACAACTTATCAATCCTGAAATCCGGAAATTTGTGGAATCCTGTGACTGTATCCTTGCTATGGGCACTATCCTGTCTGATGTTAACACGGGTAAGTTCACGGCTAATTTGGATAAGTCCCGAATCATCAATATCATGCCTTCAAGTGTCCATATAGGGTATACTGATTATATCAATGTAAAAATGCTTGATGTACTGGAGGAACTCACCCGAAGGCTTAACAAGCGTACCGATATCAGCGGCCCTGTTGCCAGACGTCCTGCCGTTCCAGAGGTAAATGCTGAAGATCCAATAACGGCTGACTATTTATACGCGAAGTACGCGGAGTTCTTTAAGCCCGATGACATAATCATAGCTGACTCAAGTTCATCATTTTATGGGTTAATACCTCTACTTTTACCGAAAGGAGCTAAGTTCGAGAGCCAGATGCTCTGGGGAGCAATTGGTTGGGCCACTCCCGCTTCCTTTGGTACTGCACTGGCTGCACCTGACAGACGAGTAATTCTTATTACTGGAGAAGGGTCACACCAGATGACCGCTCAGGAAATCAGCCAATTTTATCGTCATGGCCTGAAGCCTATTATCTTCGTGCTGAATAATCACGGCTACCTGATAGAAAGAATGCTGTCTGAAAAAGTAGATTATTGCTATAATGACCTTGTAGAGTGGCAATATTATAAATTACCGGATGTTTTCGGCTGCAATGATTGGATTACTAGCAAGGTTACTACCTGCGGAGACCTTGATAAGGTCATGAGAGAACTAGATAATGCTAAGGTGGGTGCGTATATAGAAATAATCACACCAAAACTATCGGCCCCTCAGCTTATGGAAACTATTCACAAAAACTTGTAA